The following coding sequences lie in one Agarivorans sp. Alg241-V36 genomic window:
- a CDS encoding STAS/SEC14 domain-containing protein, with translation MFKVTKVADNRLDIEFGGKLDAEEMKLALDELSSKALGIEKGQMLYRIEDFALPTLSAIAVEFARIPEMFKLIRQFERAAVLCDKQWVQTISELEGKLIPGLSIKAFDMNQLEQAEQWLSH, from the coding sequence GTGTTTAAGGTAACAAAAGTAGCCGATAACCGCTTAGATATAGAATTTGGTGGCAAATTAGATGCAGAGGAAATGAAGCTAGCTCTAGATGAGCTTAGTAGCAAAGCTCTAGGCATTGAAAAGGGCCAAATGCTGTATCGAATTGAAGATTTTGCTTTGCCAACCTTAAGCGCTATAGCAGTAGAGTTTGCCCGCATTCCCGAGATGTTTAAGTTGATCCGCCAGTTTGAGCGCGCTGCCGTGCTGTGTGATAAACAATGGGTGCAAACCATTAGCGAATTGGAAGGTAAGCTTATTCCTGGCTTAAGCATTAAAGCTTTTGATATGAATCAGCTTGAACAAGCCGAACAATGGCTTAGCCACTAG
- a CDS encoding cupin domain-containing protein, translating to MDNLFAKLPKDTSQEHFKDLLHTDGVRVERIVSYGQSSPEQGWYDQDENEWLSVLEGSAVIEFEDGEVIALAKGDCLNIPAHKKHRVAETAANTATIWLAIFYR from the coding sequence ATGGATAATTTGTTTGCTAAGTTGCCCAAAGATACCAGCCAAGAACACTTTAAGGACTTATTGCATACCGATGGTGTGAGAGTGGAGCGGATTGTTTCCTATGGGCAGTCTTCACCCGAGCAGGGTTGGTATGATCAAGATGAAAACGAATGGCTTAGCGTATTAGAGGGCTCGGCAGTTATAGAATTTGAAGATGGAGAAGTAATTGCCTTAGCTAAGGGGGATTGCTTAAACATTCCCGCTCATAAAAAGCATAGAGTGGCCGAAACCGCAGCAAACACCGCTACCATTTGGTTGGCCATTTTTTACCGCTAG
- a CDS encoding TetR/AcrR family transcriptional regulator, with protein sequence MGRAAKFDRSAAIENCMNEFWLHGYEACSVKALSEKLGITRSSFYNAFGSRQALFLETLDLYATITPDQVLNKPEQHSSVLALINAFFADVCRFRADDPQARGCLVINSISELVAVDKTLGEDLSHMVHANIARFEHLLQLAVANGELAAPNIRETALALQSLLMGVSVLSKVLTSEAELLAIVNQTLSGLGLAK encoded by the coding sequence ATGGGTAGAGCCGCAAAGTTTGATCGTTCAGCAGCAATCGAAAACTGCATGAATGAGTTTTGGTTACATGGCTACGAGGCGTGTTCGGTTAAGGCTTTATCGGAAAAGCTAGGCATTACCCGCTCGAGTTTTTACAACGCATTTGGTAGTCGCCAAGCGCTGTTTTTGGAAACGCTAGACCTTTACGCCACTATCACCCCTGACCAAGTTTTGAATAAACCAGAACAACACAGCAGCGTATTAGCCTTAATTAACGCGTTTTTTGCCGATGTATGTCGGTTTAGAGCCGATGATCCTCAAGCGCGAGGTTGCTTGGTGATTAACTCGATTTCCGAGCTGGTGGCGGTAGATAAAACCCTCGGTGAAGACCTTAGTCATATGGTGCACGCCAATATCGCTCGCTTCGAGCACTTGTTGCAATTAGCGGTCGCTAATGGAGAGCTCGCAGCGCCAAATATCAGAGAAACCGCATTAGCCCTACAAAGCTTGCTTATGGGGGTGAGCGTATTGTCGAAAGTACTCACTAGCGAAGCAGAATTATTGGCGATAGTTAATCAAACCTTAAGCGGGCTTGGTTTAGCTAAATAA
- a CDS encoding DUF1330 domain-containing protein: MTAFFIATSQVKDPDKFAQYGQQAAATLNEFGGELVIKGKFSGNLSGANEHDAVGVIKFPNMGKLQSWYDSPNYQALLPLREQAVFMNISTYAVPE; this comes from the coding sequence ATGACTGCATTTTTTATTGCAACAAGCCAAGTAAAAGACCCAGACAAATTTGCTCAATATGGCCAACAAGCTGCCGCAACATTAAATGAATTTGGTGGAGAGCTGGTAATTAAAGGGAAGTTTTCTGGCAACCTCAGCGGCGCTAACGAGCACGATGCTGTGGGCGTGATTAAGTTTCCTAATATGGGCAAACTGCAAAGCTGGTACGACAGCCCCAACTACCAAGCACTACTGCCACTTAGAGAGCAAGCCGTATTTATGAACATTAGCACTTACGCAGTGCCAGAATAG
- a CDS encoding DUF4344 domain-containing metallopeptidase: MTKVLAIALSFVCYSALANQGAANIRIVMQPAVSQADKESRALIKRSKVNQHFSQLVDQLFNFRQAVTLEYGINDGPLYDPNAHGIYIPYAFVDETLHFFSSNNYQKQYGVSAEEAAIDTLLHTLLHELGHAYITDQKIPILGKEEDAADNLATIVLLNYVELGDEVAISAADMFAFESEDKPKFYELSEYINEHSFDLQRYFSTLCLVYGSNPKRYPKLLNEIDTNYLAERQEFCIQQYQQTNQSWHTYLKQP; this comes from the coding sequence ATGACCAAGGTACTTGCCATTGCTTTAAGCTTTGTTTGTTACTCGGCATTAGCAAATCAAGGCGCAGCCAACATTCGTATAGTCATGCAGCCAGCGGTAAGTCAGGCGGATAAAGAAAGCCGCGCACTTATAAAACGTAGCAAGGTAAACCAGCATTTTAGCCAATTAGTCGACCAACTTTTCAACTTTAGACAAGCCGTCACCTTAGAATATGGCATTAATGACGGCCCCCTATATGACCCTAACGCTCACGGCATTTATATTCCCTATGCTTTTGTTGATGAAACCCTGCACTTTTTCTCCAGTAATAATTACCAAAAGCAATACGGAGTTAGCGCCGAAGAAGCTGCCATAGACACACTATTGCATACCTTGTTGCATGAGTTGGGGCACGCATACATTACTGACCAAAAAATTCCGATACTAGGAAAGGAAGAAGATGCCGCCGACAACTTAGCGACCATTGTATTACTCAACTACGTTGAGCTAGGTGATGAAGTAGCCATAAGTGCCGCCGATATGTTTGCTTTTGAATCGGAAGACAAGCCCAAATTTTACGAGCTAAGCGAATACATAAATGAACACAGTTTTGATTTACAACGATATTTTTCAACCTTATGTCTAGTCTATGGCTCTAACCCTAAGCGTTATCCCAAATTACTAAACGAGATTGATACCAACTACTTGGCAGAACGCCAAGAGTTTTGCATTCAGCAGTACCAGCAAACCAACCAAAGCTGGCACACCTATTTAAAACAGCCTTAA
- a CDS encoding HTH domain-containing protein, with the protein MSTRLTQKGVAMVDSHALQLVMTTGKIQDLASNYLSEALTRKGYSAISPATLMFLSALDCGINFGSEIARNLGVSRQMVAKTVKDLSSKGYLEQRDGVGKQKQILFTDQGERLMADARLLLLELDKHLVKAMGGQELNSLVKGFSQLEAVLSDKLANQL; encoded by the coding sequence ATGTCAACAAGGTTGACACAAAAAGGTGTTGCTATGGTTGATAGCCATGCCTTGCAGTTGGTTATGACCACAGGAAAAATTCAAGACTTAGCGAGCAACTACTTAAGTGAAGCGTTAACACGTAAGGGGTATAGCGCGATTAGCCCTGCCACATTAATGTTTCTTAGCGCCTTGGATTGCGGAATTAACTTCGGCTCTGAGATCGCCCGTAATTTAGGCGTAAGCCGCCAAATGGTGGCAAAAACGGTAAAAGATTTATCCAGTAAAGGTTACTTAGAACAGCGAGATGGAGTAGGCAAACAAAAGCAGATTTTGTTTACTGATCAAGGTGAGCGGTTAATGGCAGACGCAAGGTTGTTATTGCTTGAACTGGATAAACATTTAGTAAAGGCCATGGGCGGCCAAGAGCTAAATAGCTTGGTGAAAGGCTTTAGTCAGTTGGAAGCAGTATTAAGCGACAAACTGGCAAATCAGCTTTAA
- a CDS encoding DUF2834 domain-containing protein — MKHLYLFLAIAGAIVPYVFFIEFIKLHGVNLGLFIPALFANGAAGGFSADLLISSLVFWLFMINDKQAHSPKPLWFIVINLSIGLSCALPAYLYVKALRQQTAAPAIA; from the coding sequence ATGAAACATCTCTATCTGTTTTTGGCTATAGCGGGGGCTATCGTACCCTATGTGTTTTTCATTGAGTTTATTAAGCTGCATGGCGTTAACTTAGGGCTATTTATTCCTGCCTTATTTGCTAATGGTGCAGCTGGTGGATTTAGCGCAGACTTACTGATTAGTTCATTGGTATTTTGGCTGTTCATGATTAACGATAAGCAAGCACATAGCCCAAAGCCCCTCTGGTTTATCGTAATTAACCTAAGCATTGGCTTAAGCTGCGCCCTCCCCGCGTACTTATATGTAAAAGCTCTCAGGCAGCAAACCGCTGCGCCGGCTATTGCCTAG
- a CDS encoding ABC-F family ATPase, giving the protein MISTANITMQFGATPLFENISAKFGNGNRYGLIGANGCGKSTFMKILSGELAPSSGNVSITPGETVGTLSQDQFAFEEHTVVDTVIMGDVALWKVKQERDRIYALPEMSEEDGMKVANLETEFAEMDGYSAESRAGEILLEAGIAEEFHYGLMAQVAPGWKLRVLLAQALFANPDILLLDEPTNNLDIHTIEWLGTVLNQRKCTMIIISHDRHFLNSVCTHMADIDYGELRIYPGNYEKFIEASSLIREQLHTENAKKSAEIDELQAFVNRFSANASKAKQATSRAKRMEKITLDEVKASSRRTPSIALQQDKKLHRQALVTEDLGHGFDEGPLFQNGNIILEAGAKLAVIGENGVGKTTFLRCLIEQLSANQGSVKWSENAEIGYCPQDSTSDFDNDLTLFDWMSQWRNAKHDDLMVRGLLGRLLFTADDFNKKAKVCSGGEKNRLLFGKLMLQNRNVLVMDEPTNHLDMEAIEALNSALELYDGTLIFVSHDREFVSSLATRIVEIKDQQVVDFQGTYEEYLASQEQLQKVANG; this is encoded by the coding sequence TTGATTTCTACCGCAAACATCACCATGCAGTTTGGCGCTACGCCTTTGTTCGAAAACATTTCAGCTAAGTTTGGTAACGGAAACCGTTACGGCTTAATTGGCGCTAACGGTTGCGGCAAATCAACCTTTATGAAGATCCTTAGCGGTGAGTTAGCACCCAGCTCAGGTAACGTATCTATCACCCCAGGTGAAACCGTAGGTACGCTAAGCCAAGACCAGTTTGCTTTTGAAGAGCACACCGTGGTTGATACGGTAATTATGGGTGATGTAGCACTTTGGAAAGTAAAACAAGAGCGTGACCGCATTTATGCTCTACCTGAAATGTCTGAAGAAGATGGCATGAAAGTGGCCAACTTAGAAACCGAGTTTGCCGAAATGGACGGCTACAGCGCCGAAAGTCGTGCTGGCGAAATCTTACTAGAAGCCGGTATTGCGGAAGAGTTCCATTACGGTTTAATGGCGCAGGTTGCACCAGGTTGGAAGCTACGTGTGCTGTTAGCTCAAGCGCTATTTGCCAACCCAGATATTTTGCTACTCGACGAACCAACCAACAACTTGGATATTCATACCATTGAGTGGTTAGGCACCGTGCTCAATCAGCGCAAGTGCACCATGATTATCATCTCGCACGACCGCCACTTTTTAAATTCGGTATGTACTCACATGGCCGACATCGACTATGGCGAGCTGCGTATTTACCCAGGTAACTACGAGAAGTTTATTGAAGCCTCCTCGCTAATTAGAGAACAGCTGCATACCGAAAATGCCAAAAAGAGCGCTGAAATAGACGAGCTACAAGCCTTTGTTAACCGCTTCTCGGCCAACGCTTCTAAAGCTAAGCAAGCTACCTCTCGTGCTAAGCGTATGGAGAAAATCACCCTAGATGAAGTAAAAGCCTCTAGCCGTAGAACGCCATCAATTGCCTTACAGCAAGACAAAAAGCTGCACCGCCAAGCTTTAGTAACCGAAGACCTAGGCCACGGCTTTGATGAAGGTCCACTGTTTCAAAACGGTAATATCATCTTAGAAGCGGGTGCAAAACTTGCCGTAATTGGCGAAAACGGCGTAGGTAAAACTACCTTCTTACGTTGTTTAATTGAGCAATTGTCGGCTAATCAGGGCTCCGTTAAGTGGTCAGAAAACGCCGAGATTGGTTACTGCCCGCAAGACAGCACCAGTGATTTTGATAATGATTTAACCTTGTTTGATTGGATGTCGCAGTGGCGCAACGCCAAACACGACGACTTAATGGTGCGTGGTTTATTAGGCCGTTTGCTGTTTACCGCTGACGACTTTAATAAAAAAGCTAAGGTATGTTCAGGTGGTGAAAAGAACCGTTTGTTGTTTGGCAAATTAATGCTGCAAAACCGCAATGTATTAGTGATGGACGAGCCCACCAACCACTTAGATATGGAAGCGATTGAAGCCTTAAACAGCGCCTTAGAACTTTACGACGGCACGCTTATTTTTGTCAGTCACGACCGTGAGTTTGTTTCGTCACTAGCAACCCGTATTGTTGAAATTAAAGACCAACAGGTGGTTGATTTCCAAGGCACTTATGAAGAGTACCTAGCAAGCCAAGAGCAACTTCAAAAAGTAGCTAACGGCTAA
- a CDS encoding DUF4962 domain-containing protein — MSKQKSLDAIRKMKLENDTSAGNLVDLLPIEVQKRDFDLSFLDNLSEARPRLLLQSADLAEFQAKVKADPAFCMYNDFIKNSTEKFFDTAPFEEPQAYPEETVGKASLWRPYWRQMYVDCQMALNATRNLSIAGIVSEDDDLIAKAKAWTLKLATYDPEGVTSRGYNDEAAFRVVAAMAWGYDWLNAHFSDEERETVKDALIVRLDEIMHHLKVTVDLLNNPLNSHGVRSISSAIIPTCIALYHDHPKAGEYIAYALEYYAVHYPPWGGEDGGWAEGPDYWNTQTAFLGEAFDLLKAYCGVDMFNKTFYENTGDFPLYCMPVHSKRASFCDQSSIGDFPGLKLAYNIKHYAGVNQKPEYVWYYNQLKGRDTEAHTKFYNFGWWDFGYDDLRFNILWDAPEEQAPSNEPLLKVFPITGWAAFHNKMCERDEHIHMVYKCSPFGSISHSHGDQNAFTLHAFGETLASITGYYGGFGVDMHTKWRRHTFSKNLPLFGGKGQYGENKNTKFEGHQDRYCIEAGGNITDYDTESDVKFVEGDATSSYKFFTPEIESYKRKIWFVKGKVFVMQDKASFTEEKDLTWLMHTTFATETADKSFVIRGENANLSVQFINASADNILSVKNVEGFGEVDPYEFKDLEVHRHVETEFKAAKEHNVVTLLVPNKNNGESVDVSHNIVGNTLELTVDGEVVSIEL, encoded by the coding sequence ATGAGTAAGCAAAAATCTCTAGATGCCATTAGAAAGATGAAGTTAGAAAATGACACTTCAGCTGGCAACTTGGTAGACCTACTTCCGATTGAAGTACAAAAACGTGATTTCGATTTATCTTTCTTAGATAACTTAAGCGAAGCGCGCCCACGCCTATTACTACAGTCTGCTGACTTAGCGGAATTCCAAGCTAAAGTTAAAGCCGACCCTGCATTTTGCATGTACAACGACTTTATCAAGAACTCTACTGAGAAGTTCTTTGATACAGCGCCATTTGAAGAGCCACAAGCCTACCCAGAAGAAACCGTTGGTAAAGCGTCTCTTTGGCGCCCTTACTGGCGTCAAATGTACGTAGACTGTCAAATGGCCCTAAACGCAACCCGTAATCTATCGATTGCCGGTATCGTAAGTGAAGACGACGATCTTATCGCAAAAGCCAAGGCTTGGACCTTAAAGCTAGCGACTTACGATCCAGAAGGTGTAACGTCTCGCGGATATAACGATGAAGCAGCGTTCCGTGTAGTTGCAGCCATGGCTTGGGGTTACGATTGGCTAAACGCTCACTTCAGTGATGAAGAGCGTGAAACGGTGAAAGATGCCTTGATTGTTCGTTTAGACGAAATCATGCACCACCTTAAAGTGACCGTTGACCTACTTAACAATCCATTGAACAGCCACGGTGTTCGCTCAATTTCTTCGGCGATTATTCCTACCTGTATCGCGCTATACCACGACCACCCTAAAGCCGGCGAGTACATTGCTTATGCGCTAGAGTACTACGCGGTGCATTACCCACCATGGGGCGGTGAAGATGGCGGTTGGGCAGAAGGTCCAGATTACTGGAATACTCAAACAGCCTTCTTAGGCGAAGCATTTGATTTGCTAAAAGCTTATTGTGGCGTAGACATGTTTAACAAAACATTCTACGAAAACACTGGTGATTTCCCGCTTTATTGTATGCCTGTTCACTCTAAGCGCGCGAGCTTCTGCGACCAGTCTTCAATTGGTGACTTCCCAGGGCTCAAACTGGCTTACAACATTAAGCACTACGCCGGAGTTAACCAAAAACCGGAATACGTTTGGTACTACAACCAGCTTAAAGGCCGCGATACTGAAGCGCACACTAAGTTCTACAACTTTGGTTGGTGGGACTTTGGTTACGACGACCTTCGCTTCAACATTCTTTGGGATGCGCCAGAAGAGCAAGCGCCTTCGAACGAACCATTATTGAAAGTATTCCCAATCACCGGTTGGGCTGCCTTCCACAACAAGATGTGCGAACGTGATGAGCACATTCACATGGTATATAAGTGTTCACCGTTTGGCTCTATCAGCCACTCACACGGTGACCAAAATGCTTTCACCTTGCATGCCTTTGGTGAAACTCTAGCTTCTATTACCGGTTACTACGGTGGCTTTGGTGTAGATATGCACACCAAATGGCGTCGTCATACTTTCTCTAAAAACTTGCCGCTATTTGGTGGTAAAGGGCAGTACGGCGAAAACAAAAACACCAAATTTGAAGGTCACCAAGACCGTTACTGTATCGAAGCGGGTGGTAACATCACCGATTACGATACTGAATCTGATGTTAAATTTGTGGAAGGAGATGCTACGTCTTCGTACAAGTTCTTCACCCCAGAAATCGAATCTTACAAGCGTAAAATTTGGTTTGTGAAAGGCAAAGTATTTGTTATGCAAGACAAAGCCAGCTTCACTGAAGAGAAAGACTTAACTTGGTTAATGCATACAACCTTTGCAACTGAAACAGCAGACAAGTCTTTTGTGATTCGTGGTGAAAACGCCAACTTAAGCGTTCAATTCATTAACGCTTCTGCAGACAATATCTTGTCAGTGAAAAACGTAGAAGGCTTTGGTGAGGTTGACCCTTACGAATTCAAAGATCTTGAAGTGCATCGCCACGTTGAAACTGAGTTCAAAGCGGCAAAAGAGCATAACGTTGTTACCTTGTTAGTGCCAAATAAAAACAATGGTGAAAGTGTCGACGTTTCGCATAACATCGTTGGCAATACGCTTGAGCTAACTGTAGACGGCGAAGTGGTTAGTATTGAGCTGTAA
- a CDS encoding glutathione S-transferase, whose product MTALPILYSLQNCPYAMRARLAILLAEQAVYLRPIVMKNKPEEMLALSPKGTVPVLVLSDSNHPESANNQVIDESLDIMLWALQRNDPQDLLYSKQAGALDEMLQIIEQNDRQFKPDLERYKDAKRYHHDDLEACRLKCEPFVQHLEQRLTQHAFLMGEQPSLLDYALLPFVRQFSKVNRQLYLNGPYTHLQAWLNQHLQSRLFSKAMFKHPLWLDTQQNVLFGG is encoded by the coding sequence ATGACTGCATTACCTATCTTATATTCCCTGCAAAACTGCCCCTATGCGATGAGGGCAAGATTGGCGATTTTATTGGCAGAGCAAGCAGTGTATTTGCGGCCAATAGTGATGAAAAACAAGCCAGAAGAAATGCTAGCCTTATCACCTAAAGGCACTGTGCCGGTATTAGTTTTAAGTGATTCCAATCATCCTGAATCAGCAAATAATCAAGTGATAGACGAGAGCTTAGATATTATGCTTTGGGCGCTACAGCGTAACGATCCGCAAGACTTGTTGTACTCAAAACAAGCGGGTGCCTTAGATGAAATGCTACAAATTATTGAGCAAAATGATCGGCAATTTAAACCTGACTTAGAGCGCTACAAAGACGCTAAGCGCTATCATCATGATGATTTAGAAGCTTGTAGGTTGAAGTGTGAGCCCTTTGTTCAACACCTAGAGCAACGCTTAACTCAGCATGCTTTTTTGATGGGAGAACAACCAAGTTTGCTAGATTACGCCTTGTTACCGTTTGTGCGACAGTTTTCCAAGGTTAATCGGCAGCTCTACCTAAATGGTCCATATACTCACTTGCAAGCGTGGTTAAACCAACATTTGCAAAGTCGCTTATTTTCTAAGGCCATGTTTAAGCACCCGCTATGGTTAGACACCCAGCAAAATGTCCTGTTTGGTGGCTAG
- a CDS encoding peptidase U32 family protein — protein MTRKIELLAPGGDVEAIKAAVIAGANAVYCGLDTFNARNRASNLSFDDLNGILRLAHKYDCEVFLTLNVVILEQEIPAMVKLLNKLVNTSLNGIIVQDLGMFNLVKKHFPSLDIHASTQLTTHNEGQVEFLAKLGASRLNLSRELNLTEIKTLTALAHKHDVLTEVFVHGSLCIAFSGQCYSSSVSVGNSGNRGRCSQACRDEYEITNAGNRFPLNLKDNSAYFDLPELVDAQVDSLKIEGRIKGAHYVYTVVDSWRKHIDKFVETGKLLADDSNLYRVFNRDFTNSFLKGNLTKDMFIDNPRDHSVQHAVQQYNAISVVEIKEARKGLHAERNEIGEELAEKVKYLSIAKQPLKVQFSGELNQPLRLVLTVGDNDKVYQLATEELLSQAGKQSLDQALLEKRFKNFANRDYDYAEFDCSGLADNLSLPLKQISELKNQAILALNNSVPHVPAVEVPALLKHPRNTNKPSMSLLIADEKDLNLCDLTESDVYFKLPESFKTGNNKYIDIFLRNPRLIPWFPAVLIGKDYLEAVRLLEEVRPARIVSNNTGVAFKAYQMGIEWIAGPFLNTTNSHALVTLKEELNCAGAFISNEINRMQIRNITKPDNFKLLYSIYHPILMMTSRQCFFQQTVGCNKPAIEDGCMLKCTKATTITNVKGVSFAVDKQKGGYPSIYNHEQFLNFDIVNDLAGQFDEFFIDLTNIGAGSKAELDKTVLVTQFEAFLQGNEQAQQQLNDMVTVSTNAQYSQGL, from the coding sequence ATGACTAGAAAGATAGAATTGCTTGCCCCTGGTGGTGATGTAGAAGCCATTAAAGCGGCGGTAATTGCCGGAGCCAATGCGGTGTATTGTGGTTTAGATACCTTTAATGCCCGCAACCGCGCTTCTAACCTTTCTTTTGATGATTTGAATGGCATTTTACGCTTGGCACACAAGTATGACTGCGAGGTGTTTTTAACCCTTAACGTGGTGATTCTTGAGCAAGAAATTCCTGCCATGGTTAAGCTGCTGAACAAGCTGGTAAATACCAGCCTAAACGGCATTATTGTGCAAGACTTGGGCATGTTTAACTTAGTTAAAAAGCATTTCCCAAGTTTAGATATTCATGCTTCTACTCAGCTTACTACCCATAACGAGGGGCAAGTGGAGTTTTTGGCCAAGCTTGGCGCTTCTCGGCTTAACTTGTCGCGCGAGCTTAATCTAACAGAAATTAAAACCTTAACGGCTTTAGCCCATAAGCACGATGTATTAACCGAAGTGTTTGTGCACGGCTCTTTGTGTATCGCCTTTTCTGGCCAGTGTTATTCAAGCTCGGTAAGTGTGGGTAACTCGGGTAACCGTGGCCGTTGCAGCCAAGCTTGTAGAGATGAATACGAGATTACCAATGCCGGCAATCGCTTCCCGCTTAACCTAAAAGACAATTCTGCCTATTTTGATTTGCCAGAGCTGGTGGACGCGCAAGTTGACTCGCTAAAAATTGAAGGTCGCATTAAAGGTGCTCACTATGTTTACACAGTGGTAGATAGCTGGCGTAAACATATCGACAAGTTTGTTGAAACCGGAAAACTGCTGGCTGACGATTCAAACCTATATCGCGTATTTAACCGAGATTTCACCAACTCGTTTTTAAAGGGCAACCTTACCAAGGACATGTTTATTGATAATCCGCGTGACCACAGTGTGCAGCACGCGGTGCAACAATATAACGCCATATCGGTGGTAGAAATTAAAGAAGCACGCAAAGGGCTTCATGCTGAGCGCAACGAAATAGGTGAAGAGCTGGCCGAAAAAGTTAAGTACCTAAGCATTGCTAAGCAGCCTTTAAAGGTTCAGTTTTCTGGTGAGTTAAACCAACCCTTACGTTTAGTACTCACCGTTGGTGATAACGACAAAGTGTATCAACTGGCGACTGAAGAGTTGCTTAGCCAAGCGGGTAAACAGTCTTTAGACCAAGCCCTGCTTGAGAAGCGTTTTAAAAATTTCGCTAATCGAGATTACGATTACGCTGAGTTTGATTGCTCAGGTCTAGCCGACAACCTAAGTTTGCCGCTTAAGCAAATTAGTGAGCTGAAAAACCAAGCTATATTGGCCTTAAACAATTCTGTGCCCCATGTGCCAGCGGTTGAGGTACCAGCCTTGCTTAAGCACCCGCGTAATACTAATAAGCCAAGTATGTCGCTGCTTATTGCTGATGAGAAAGACTTAAACCTATGTGATTTAACCGAATCAGACGTGTACTTTAAACTGCCAGAGAGCTTTAAAACCGGTAACAATAAGTACATAGATATTTTCCTACGCAATCCACGTTTAATCCCTTGGTTCCCGGCAGTATTAATTGGTAAAGATTATCTAGAAGCAGTGCGTTTACTAGAAGAGGTTCGCCCAGCTCGCATAGTGAGCAACAATACCGGTGTGGCCTTTAAGGCTTACCAAATGGGCATTGAGTGGATAGCGGGCCCATTCTTAAATACCACCAATTCACATGCTTTAGTGACCTTAAAAGAAGAGCTTAATTGTGCAGGTGCGTTCATTTCAAATGAAATCAATCGCATGCAAATTAGAAACATAACTAAGCCAGATAATTTCAAATTGCTCTACAGCATTTATCATCCTATTTTGATGATGACTAGCCGCCAGTGCTTCTTCCAGCAAACCGTAGGCTGTAACAAACCGGCGATTGAAGATGGCTGTATGCTTAAGTGTACTAAAGCCACCACTATCACTAATGTGAAAGGTGTGTCGTTTGCTGTAGATAAACAAAAGGGCGGTTACCCGAGCATTTACAACCACGAGCAGTTCTTAAACTTTGATATTGTGAATGACTTAGCTGGCCAGTTTGATGAGTTTTTCATTGACCTCACCAACATTGGCGCGGGCTCTAAAGCCGAGTTAGACAAAACCGTATTGGTGACGCAATTTGAAGCCTTCTTGCAAGGTAATGAACAAGCGCAACAGCAGCTAAACGACATGGTAACGGTGTCTACCAACGCCCAATACAGTCAAGGTTTGTAA
- a CDS encoding DUF5062 family protein, with protein sequence MKKYKHEAQLLKKALQIGEVYALQRGFAKFPPGISEKDKVEALYMLLAEDKRLTPLPKDKTTGPEMRHKLVLWLANQLPKDHELLDG encoded by the coding sequence GTGAAAAAGTATAAACATGAAGCACAGTTGCTTAAAAAAGCCTTACAAATTGGTGAGGTATACGCACTGCAACGCGGTTTTGCCAAGTTTCCTCCAGGCATATCAGAGAAAGATAAAGTAGAAGCACTGTACATGTTGTTAGCCGAAGACAAACGATTAACGCCACTACCAAAAGATAAAACCACCGGCCCAGAAATGCGCCACAAACTAGTGCTTTGGCTAGCCAACCAACTGCCTAAAGACCACGAATTGTTAGACGGTTAG
- a CDS encoding TIGR03643 family protein: MELSAEHTSRIIEMAWEDRTPFEAIQLQFGLSEPELIRFMRHTLKRRSFKIWRARVSGRATKHLKLRSSEVSRGYCPTQYNHR, from the coding sequence ATGGAATTATCAGCAGAACACACATCAAGAATCATTGAAATGGCTTGGGAAGATAGAACTCCCTTTGAAGCGATACAGCTACAATTTGGTTTAAGTGAGCCAGAACTTATCCGTTTCATGCGCCACACCTTAAAGCGCCGCAGTTTTAAAATTTGGCGGGCCAGAGTTAGCGGGCGCGCAACCAAACACCTAAAACTGCGCAGCTCTGAAGTCTCGCGTGGTTATTGCCCTACTCAATACAACCACCGCTAA